In the Pseudanabaena sp. PCC 7367 genome, one interval contains:
- a CDS encoding sulfurtransferase translates to MELPVLISPKELSELQASQKIVILDTRDPDDFAKEHIPGAVNVRKLFTYLVEDSTPETLTKLQTDFAEILGAAGLSGSEPAVIYEEALNKGYGQSCRGYFILKYLGYPQVGVLHGGYMAWKQAGLPVTAETTTPEPKTFPMNVSDAILLTKEDMLKAIADPGIVKLDVRDFDEWQGDSSSPYGVDFCPRKGRIPGAVWIEWYRMMEPGAEIPTFKSTDEILKVCDEVGISPDMPVYVYCFKGSRAANTLIALKQAGFKDVRNYFSSWNEWSRDPELPIEEGAPDPQKMAAKV, encoded by the coding sequence ATGGAACTACCTGTTTTAATCAGCCCTAAGGAGCTATCGGAGCTTCAAGCTAGTCAAAAAATTGTCATCCTTGACACCCGTGATCCCGATGACTTTGCCAAGGAGCATATTCCTGGCGCGGTGAATGTGCGAAAACTATTTACCTATCTGGTGGAAGATTCTACCCCAGAAACCCTGACCAAGTTGCAAACGGACTTTGCAGAAATCCTGGGAGCAGCAGGATTATCCGGCTCCGAACCTGCGGTGATTTACGAAGAAGCCCTAAACAAAGGCTATGGTCAATCCTGTCGCGGCTATTTTATTCTCAAGTATTTGGGCTATCCCCAGGTAGGAGTATTGCATGGTGGATATATGGCCTGGAAGCAGGCTGGTTTGCCAGTTACGGCGGAAACCACTACGCCAGAGCCAAAGACCTTCCCCATGAACGTATCTGATGCTATTTTGCTGACCAAAGAAGACATGCTGAAGGCGATCGCTGATCCTGGCATTGTCAAACTGGATGTGCGTGATTTCGACGAATGGCAGGGTGATAGCTCCTCGCCCTATGGGGTTGATTTCTGCCCCCGTAAGGGGCGCATTCCTGGCGCAGTGTGGATCGAGTGGTATCGGATGATGGAGCCTGGTGCCGAGATCCCCACGTTTAAATCCACTGATGAAATCCTCAAGGTCTGTGATGAAGTGGGCATTTCCCCCGATATGCCCGTATATGTCTATTGCTTTAAAGGATCGCGGGCGGCGAATACGTTGATCGCGCTGAAGCAGGCTGGCTTTAAGGATGTGCGTAATTATTTTAGTTCTTGGAATGAATGGTCACGCGATCCAGAATTGCCGATCGAGGAGGGCGCTCCCGATCCCCAGAAGATGGCTGCCAAGGTCTAG
- a CDS encoding TetR/AcrR family transcriptional regulator, translated as MANLKRTREDILESVIDTVHRKGLSATGLSELFKLSGASSGSFYNYFGSKHELGHALIDYEWQKLQQSVIKPAIENCSDPIDRVFWMLDRLEAKQQIEPMCMGCLLGNLIVDLVEQDESFREHLAVVFDAWQAAIANSLREAQRELLPNVEPDILAEEILTTIEGAMLMGKLRRNGDYIKRGFDSARRLVKASLRSPSALTSAHH; from the coding sequence ATGGCAAATCTCAAGCGTACCCGCGAGGATATTCTTGAATCCGTAATCGATACAGTGCATCGCAAAGGCCTGAGTGCTACTGGGTTGAGTGAATTATTCAAACTCAGCGGTGCTTCATCGGGTAGCTTTTACAACTATTTTGGTTCCAAGCATGAATTGGGGCATGCTCTGATTGATTACGAATGGCAAAAATTGCAACAGAGCGTAATTAAGCCCGCGATCGAAAATTGCTCAGATCCAATCGATCGGGTGTTCTGGATGCTCGATCGCCTCGAAGCTAAGCAACAGATCGAGCCAATGTGTATGGGCTGCTTGCTGGGTAATTTGATTGTGGACCTGGTTGAACAGGATGAATCCTTTCGGGAACATCTAGCGGTGGTTTTTGATGCCTGGCAGGCAGCGATCGCAAATTCATTGCGTGAAGCCCAACGAGAATTGCTGCCAAATGTAGAACCAGATATTCTGGCGGAAGAAATTCTCACCACGATCGAAGGGGCAATGTTGATGGGCAAGCTCCGCCGCAACGGTGATTATATTAAGCGTGGTTTTGATAGCGCTAGAAGATTGGTGAAAGCTTCGCTACGATCGCCTTCTGCTCTGACTTCTGCCCATCATTAA
- a CDS encoding DUF3769 domain-containing protein: MPYVQPPPPIPPQTYIIDAGSLQGQSLQMEATEILASVDRRVEGDLEMLMRSATTNFDQLFVRLVAQAGPVKPESIILPKPTDPPIQIPLPPEDVTGERMQVLADNQEFNDAEQTFVATGNVIVRYQGSELKADKVEVNIVEQVAVAQGNVFFTRGDQMLQGSRLEYAYADQKGNLRDASGAINLGTLDRPEATQLPSDLDSNSQFFSVGRNDRSTRDDGEVRRLGFRAEVLRLDGDTWEAEKLRITNDPFSPPELELVTDRATLKPLSETQDQLKTENPRLVFDQTVSIPLFRDTLIIDKYQRDTPAKIGFDSRDKDGLFYQQNFDVISAENINLTISPQILLQRGFNGDLFGADMFGVEVALDADLPNRQVINAEIELSSLDLTDLDNQLRVASTYDRPIFGDHTFSAQYTFRDRIFNGSIGFQDVQNSLGFNIFSPNRQLGDSGINLSYQAGAQYISADRADLDVVEVGSLGRLQGAIALNRGIPIWRGKTLPPEPTSGLRYSPKPIQPRLDAILGLSGTYSYYTSDDSQLYLAGTVGLSAVLGNFAEDFFDYTQLNISYSQGLTNGESPFFFDRVVDRQRLNAGVLQQLYGPIRLGAQSSWNVETGEVIDSSLSLQYDRRTYAFVIRYSPTREIGELQLRISDFNWDAPPGDDVTPVRGGVERRD, encoded by the coding sequence ATGCCTTACGTTCAACCACCGCCACCTATCCCGCCCCAGACTTACATAATCGACGCGGGATCTTTGCAAGGGCAGTCGCTCCAGATGGAAGCGACGGAAATATTGGCATCGGTCGATCGTCGCGTGGAAGGCGATCTCGAAATGTTGATGCGATCGGCAACCACCAACTTTGATCAGCTCTTTGTGCGGTTGGTAGCCCAGGCTGGCCCGGTTAAGCCAGAAAGCATTATTCTGCCCAAACCCACCGATCCACCAATCCAAATTCCCCTGCCGCCAGAAGATGTGACCGGCGAACGGATGCAGGTGTTGGCAGACAACCAGGAATTTAACGATGCCGAGCAGACCTTTGTTGCCACAGGGAATGTGATTGTGCGCTATCAGGGTTCGGAGCTGAAGGCCGATAAGGTAGAGGTGAATATTGTTGAGCAGGTCGCCGTTGCCCAGGGGAATGTATTTTTCACCAGGGGCGATCAAATGCTGCAAGGCTCTCGATTAGAATATGCCTATGCTGACCAGAAAGGAAACCTCAGAGATGCCTCTGGCGCAATCAATCTGGGCACACTCGATCGCCCTGAGGCGACTCAATTGCCGTCTGACCTCGATTCTAATTCGCAGTTCTTCTCGGTGGGTAGAAACGATCGCAGCACCCGTGATGATGGTGAAGTAAGGCGTTTAGGCTTTAGAGCCGAAGTCCTGCGACTGGATGGCGACACCTGGGAAGCAGAAAAATTGCGGATTACCAATGATCCATTCTCACCGCCAGAACTAGAGCTGGTCACCGATCGCGCCACCCTCAAGCCCCTTTCGGAAACTCAAGATCAACTCAAAACCGAAAACCCGCGCCTGGTATTTGACCAAACCGTTTCGATCCCTTTGTTCAGAGACACACTGATCATTGATAAATATCAGCGCGACACCCCAGCCAAAATTGGTTTTGATAGCCGTGATAAGGATGGCCTGTTCTATCAGCAAAACTTTGATGTAATCAGCGCAGAAAATATCAATCTCACCATATCGCCACAGATATTACTCCAGCGCGGATTTAATGGCGATCTGTTTGGGGCGGATATGTTTGGCGTAGAGGTAGCCCTGGATGCGGATCTGCCCAATCGCCAAGTGATTAATGCGGAAATTGAGCTATCGAGCTTAGATTTAACCGACCTAGATAACCAATTGCGGGTGGCGAGCACCTACGATCGCCCGATTTTTGGTGATCATACCTTCTCCGCCCAATATACCTTCCGCGATCGCATCTTCAATGGTTCGATTGGGTTCCAGGATGTGCAGAACTCGCTGGGGTTTAATATTTTCTCGCCCAACCGCCAGCTTGGTGATTCGGGCATTAATCTAAGTTATCAGGCTGGGGCGCAATATATCAGTGCCGATCGGGCTGATTTAGATGTGGTCGAAGTGGGCAGCTTAGGGCGTTTGCAAGGGGCGATCGCCCTCAATCGGGGGATTCCGATCTGGCGTGGTAAAACACTCCCGCCTGAGCCTACCAGCGGCCTCAGATATTCTCCCAAGCCAATTCAACCCAGGCTGGATGCGATTCTGGGCTTGTCGGGCACTTATTCTTACTACACTTCTGACGATAGTCAGCTCTATCTGGCTGGCACGGTTGGTTTATCTGCCGTATTGGGTAATTTCGCCGAAGACTTCTTTGACTATACCCAGCTAAATATTAGCTATAGCCAGGGTTTAACCAATGGTGAATCGCCTTTCTTCTTCGATCGGGTGGTCGATCGTCAACGCCTTAATGCGGGAGTGCTACAGCAACTCTATGGCCCGATCCGACTTGGGGCGCAGAGCAGTTGGAATGTTGAGACAGGAGAGGTGATCGACTCATCCCTTAGCCTCCAATACGATCGCCGTACCTATGCCTTTGTGATTCGCTATAGCCCAACCCGCGAGATTGGTGAATTGCAGCTCAGAATTAGTGACTTTAATTGGGATGCTCCCCCCGGTGATGATGTTACGCCCGTGCGTGGTGGGGTAGAACGCCGCGATTAA
- a CDS encoding glycosyltransferase, whose protein sequence is MKYLNKAQQILAEHGVGTLLIKTRNKIYCTVKDWLLAIAVVKSITRFTNKYSEKIYITLKRDGVAGVVIKAKNKIYRFLAQRLPFLPDERYLSLSPLQRPQPITIKTSPNPQVSLLIYAHNNAKYAYNCLKSINQQIGDRWAIEVILIDDASTDYTKDFLKKVSGINVVRNKTKLGHINAYNQIAKLAKGDFLCFLDQDYQLTETWLESLLLVINKEHQSSDYKSDQYSNQSVDQNVTNIARNNHKSLSKLGHVGAVGSRLIYESNTCELAGGIVWQEGYLWRYGHRDYAEEPEYCYLRQVDFVAIPGMLIRRDDFNQVGGFSDRYSHELYAAADFGFKLRSQGWQVVYQPEAKLICRHEPELKINFAHANIINSNNSKDGYDRIATQVSSIASSDVLTKDLNRIISNDLNLVSDAALNQIILDHANQIINYNGNSGHDSNDLDADLIIDANARNNPEIQLDQSTGYGQTNLNIAKDTQQLISKSKGELVNDSIDLVNSKARLDSTSDSTSDSKLDLTIDLTKEAAINPNHNGLNNGKAMLHLKNTNAINPQSRHKDKDIAKHQIRSLNSDRLELLKTWRSALPQHYSYQPSNFELAPRRVLPKPTVLIIDTLVPAYDKDSGSYRLFNIIKILQSFDYHIIFLPDYGHDQDPYTGELESMGIEVLYFTYKQNDWQQRLERRLPAIDLAWVCRPELCEKYMPILRQQPQIKVIYDTIDLHFVRMKRQWELGGSSDRHLEAEWQKMQTQEVEFARRADLTLVVTEVEKELLDNFEAKQVRVVPNVHEIYPDRGKGFADRQGLLFIGGYYHEPNVDAVIWLCAEIMPLVWRSQPDLHLTLLGSNPSPAVKALASDRVSVPGYIKDVEPYFTSQRLFIAPLRYGAGMKGKIGHSLSYGLPTITTSIGAEGIGLVSGENAIVVDEPEQFATEILNLYNNEGLWQKISQNSFKAMYKYTPEAVRETINQAIAPLLVNSNPNPEPNSKPGSELNS, encoded by the coding sequence ATGAAGTATTTAAATAAAGCACAACAGATCTTGGCGGAGCATGGGGTAGGCACTCTCTTAATTAAAACCAGAAATAAGATCTATTGCACGGTTAAGGATTGGCTGCTGGCGATCGCGGTGGTTAAATCAATTACCCGCTTCACTAACAAATATTCCGAAAAGATTTACATTACCCTCAAGCGGGATGGGGTTGCTGGCGTTGTAATTAAGGCCAAAAACAAAATTTATCGATTCTTGGCGCAGCGCTTGCCATTTTTGCCCGATGAGCGCTATTTATCACTTTCACCACTGCAAAGACCCCAACCAATTACGATCAAAACCAGCCCTAATCCCCAGGTCTCACTGTTGATCTATGCCCATAACAATGCCAAATATGCCTATAACTGTTTGAAGTCAATTAATCAGCAAATTGGCGATCGCTGGGCGATCGAGGTAATTTTAATAGATGATGCTTCGACGGATTACACCAAAGACTTTTTGAAGAAAGTTTCTGGCATTAATGTAGTTAGAAATAAAACAAAACTTGGCCATATAAATGCTTATAATCAAATTGCCAAATTAGCCAAAGGTGATTTTTTATGCTTTTTGGATCAGGATTATCAATTAACTGAAACCTGGCTGGAGTCTTTATTATTAGTTATTAATAAAGAACATCAAAGCAGCGATTACAAGAGTGATCAATATAGTAATCAATCTGTTGATCAAAATGTCACTAATATCGCTAGAAACAATCATAAATCGCTTAGTAAATTAGGCCATGTAGGCGCGGTGGGTTCGCGCTTAATTTATGAAAGCAACACCTGTGAATTAGCTGGTGGTATAGTTTGGCAAGAAGGGTATTTATGGCGCTATGGTCACCGCGATTATGCCGAAGAACCAGAATATTGTTATCTACGACAGGTTGATTTTGTAGCGATCCCAGGCATGTTAATCAGGCGCGATGACTTCAATCAAGTTGGCGGCTTCAGCGATCGATATAGCCATGAACTATACGCTGCGGCTGATTTTGGCTTCAAGTTGCGATCGCAGGGTTGGCAGGTGGTCTATCAACCGGAAGCAAAGTTGATTTGTCGGCATGAACCTGAGCTAAAAATTAATTTTGCCCATGCCAATATTATTAATAGCAACAATAGTAAAGATGGATATGATCGCATTGCTACGCAAGTTAGTTCGATCGCTAGTTCTGATGTTTTAACTAAGGACTTAAATCGGATAATAAGTAATGATTTAAATTTGGTTAGTGATGCAGCTCTAAATCAAATTATTCTCGATCATGCTAATCAGATAATTAATTATAATGGTAATTCAGGCCATGATTCTAATGATTTAGATGCAGATTTAATTATTGATGCTAATGCTAGAAATAATCCAGAAATTCAATTAGATCAGTCAACAGGTTATGGCCAAACTAATTTAAATATTGCTAAAGATACTCAGCAGTTGATTAGTAAATCTAAAGGTGAGCTAGTTAATGATTCGATCGATTTAGTTAACAGTAAAGCTAGGCTCGATTCAACTAGTGATTCAACTAGTGATTCAAAGCTTGATTTAACTATTGACCTAACTAAAGAAGCGGCGATTAATCCTAATCACAATGGCTTAAATAATGGCAAAGCCATGCTTCACCTTAAAAATACTAATGCTATTAATCCTCAGAGCAGGCATAAGGATAAGGACATAGCTAAACATCAGATCAGGAGTTTAAATAGCGATCGCCTAGAGCTACTAAAAACCTGGCGATCGGCTCTGCCCCAGCATTATTCCTATCAACCCAGTAATTTTGAACTAGCACCCCGGCGAGTGTTACCTAAGCCAACGGTGTTGATTATTGATACCCTGGTTCCTGCCTATGACAAGGATTCTGGCTCCTATCGGCTGTTCAATATTATTAAAATCCTGCAAAGCTTTGACTATCACATTATTTTTCTGCCCGACTATGGCCACGACCAAGACCCCTACACTGGCGAGCTGGAAAGTATGGGGATCGAGGTGCTTTATTTTACCTACAAGCAAAATGATTGGCAGCAAAGACTAGAGCGAAGGCTGCCCGCGATCGACCTGGCCTGGGTCTGTCGGCCGGAATTATGCGAGAAATATATGCCAATCCTGCGGCAGCAGCCTCAGATCAAAGTTATCTACGACACGATCGATTTACATTTTGTGCGCATGAAACGTCAATGGGAACTGGGCGGTAGTAGCGATCGTCACCTGGAGGCTGAGTGGCAAAAAATGCAAACCCAGGAAGTTGAATTTGCTCGCCGCGCTGATCTGACTCTGGTAGTGACTGAGGTGGAAAAGGAACTGCTGGATAATTTTGAAGCCAAGCAAGTGCGAGTAGTACCCAATGTTCATGAAATCTACCCCGATCGCGGTAAGGGTTTTGCCGATCGGCAAGGGTTATTGTTCATTGGTGGTTACTACCATGAGCCCAATGTAGACGCGGTGATCTGGCTGTGTGCCGAAATTATGCCGCTGGTGTGGCGATCGCAACCAGATTTGCATCTCACTTTGTTGGGAAGTAATCCTTCGCCAGCCGTCAAGGCGCTGGCCAGCGATCGGGTTTCTGTGCCTGGCTATATCAAAGACGTGGAGCCCTATTTTACCTCCCAACGACTATTTATTGCGCCATTGCGCTATGGGGCGGGAATGAAGGGCAAAATTGGCCACAGCCTTTCCTATGGACTGCCCACCATCACTACCTCGATCGGGGCAGAAGGAATTGGCCTGGTTTCGGGCGAAAATGCGATCGTAGTAGACGAACCAGAACAATTTGCCACCGAGATCCTAAACCTCTACAATAACGAGGGTTTGTGGCAAAAAATCTCGCAGAACTCCTTTAAGGCGATGTATAAATACACGCCAGAGGCGGTGAGGGAAACAATTAATCAGGCGATCGCGCCATTATTAGTCAATTCTAATCCAAATCCTGAGCCAAATTCTAAGCCAGGTTCTGAATTAAATTCCTAA
- a CDS encoding glycosyltransferase family 2 protein, producing the protein MTNSPLVSICIPTYNAAEFIAETLNSAIAQTYSNFEIIISDDSSSDETAAIVASCQEQLGDQRDRLRWLSHDRYGVVGNWNFCISQAQGKYIKFLFQDDLLRPDCLTQMVALAEQDEQIGLVFAPRHVICTDQASFDPLYINITEAWSKLEPIQSGLDLLSDPKLLTPPFNKIGEPTAVLIRTEVFEQVGLFDINLVQVVDLDMWLRIMTQFKIGFIDQVLSDFRVHQHQQSNQNEHSGQSWIDDWRLQFKMLGDRAYANLPESVKQQLIQACVDRITTTYENMEGTRSQLSKTNHQVAELAEKVKDLSLQVQYYGAQAKAAFTEIDKMQAAFQATKNQLSNTQAELEESNSALWETKGNLERTQAELTQSRNTIAAMESSKFWKLRNKWLDLKRSLGLPATD; encoded by the coding sequence ATGACCAATTCACCTTTAGTTAGTATCTGCATTCCTACTTATAATGCAGCGGAATTTATCGCCGAGACGCTGAATAGTGCGATCGCCCAGACCTACAGTAATTTTGAAATTATTATCTCTGATGACAGTTCCAGTGATGAGACGGCTGCGATCGTAGCTTCTTGCCAAGAGCAACTAGGTGATCAGCGCGATCGGCTGCGATGGCTCAGTCACGATCGCTATGGCGTGGTGGGCAATTGGAACTTTTGCATCTCCCAAGCCCAGGGCAAATATATTAAGTTTCTGTTCCAGGATGACCTATTGCGCCCCGATTGCCTCACCCAAATGGTGGCCCTGGCGGAGCAAGATGAGCAAATTGGTCTGGTGTTTGCGCCACGCCATGTAATTTGCACAGACCAGGCCAGTTTCGATCCGCTCTACATCAACATTACCGAAGCCTGGAGCAAGCTAGAGCCAATTCAATCGGGCTTGGATTTGCTTAGTGATCCCAAATTGTTAACACCACCATTTAATAAGATTGGCGAACCCACTGCGGTTTTAATTCGCACTGAGGTATTTGAACAAGTTGGTTTATTTGACATTAACTTAGTCCAGGTTGTCGATCTGGACATGTGGCTACGGATCATGACTCAATTCAAAATCGGATTTATTGATCAGGTGCTATCTGATTTTCGGGTGCATCAGCATCAGCAGAGTAATCAAAATGAGCATAGCGGCCAGTCCTGGATTGATGATTGGCGCTTGCAGTTTAAGATGCTAGGCGATCGCGCCTATGCAAATTTGCCGGAATCGGTCAAACAACAATTAATCCAAGCCTGTGTCGATCGGATCACCACCACCTATGAAAATATGGAAGGGACGCGATCGCAACTGAGTAAAACCAACCATCAGGTAGCAGAACTTGCCGAAAAGGTTAAAGATTTGAGCCTGCAAGTGCAATATTATGGTGCTCAGGCCAAGGCTGCATTTACCGAAATTGATAAGATGCAAGCCGCTTTCCAAGCTACCAAAAATCAGCTTAGTAACACTCAAGCCGAGCTAGAGGAATCAAACTCAGCCCTTTGGGAAACCAAGGGGAACCTGGAACGCACCCAGGCAGAGCTGACCCAATCGCGCAATACGATCGCCGCTATGGAAAGCAGCAAGTTTTGGAAATTGCGGAATAAATGGTTAGATCTAAAGCGATCGCTAGGGCTACCCGCCACCGACTAA
- a CDS encoding glycosyltransferase family A protein: MIDAIPQAQNNENPDRDMQHNQGIDISIIVPCFNHGEYLREALASVANYQGNNHEIIIVNDGSTEPGTLQILAELSKNGDRIINQANHGLAHARNTGIAAAQGRYILPLDADNKIRPIYITRGIEVLDQFPAVGIVYGDVAYFGDQNLVWALPDFDLDRLMLGNFIDACAVFRKQVWQDCGGYDQQMPDRLGYEDWDFWLGAAAQGWQFHHLDMVTYDYRVRSDSMVQKCKLPANQQRLVHYICQKHESLYRPKYAAVIAAKELATFEQIQKAEEARLQLAQTQAEVDRLEQELKHIYADKAEQDRPINQLEQQITKLQQKSLAEQQQLGQETLNQLEKLQAELDWMKTSKFWRSRQLFMQIKRKFKTILGFNSKS; this comes from the coding sequence ATGATTGATGCCATTCCGCAGGCTCAAAACAATGAGAATCCCGATCGAGATATGCAGCATAATCAAGGGATTGATATTTCAATTATTGTGCCCTGCTTTAATCATGGCGAATATTTGCGCGAAGCCCTGGCCAGTGTGGCAAATTATCAGGGCAACAATCACGAGATTATTATTGTCAATGATGGCTCAACCGAACCAGGTACGCTGCAAATCCTAGCTGAGTTGAGCAAGAATGGTGATCGGATTATCAACCAAGCCAATCATGGCCTAGCCCATGCCAGGAATACTGGGATCGCTGCCGCCCAGGGACGTTACATTCTGCCGCTGGATGCCGATAATAAAATCAGGCCGATTTATATTACCAGGGGGATCGAAGTCTTAGACCAATTTCCAGCGGTAGGTATTGTTTATGGCGATGTGGCCTATTTTGGCGATCAAAACCTGGTCTGGGCACTGCCGGATTTTGACCTCGATCGCCTCATGCTAGGTAATTTCATCGATGCCTGCGCAGTGTTTCGCAAACAGGTGTGGCAAGATTGCGGCGGCTATGACCAACAAATGCCCGATCGACTTGGTTATGAAGACTGGGATTTTTGGTTGGGGGCAGCAGCACAGGGCTGGCAGTTCCATCATCTGGATATGGTGACCTATGACTATCGAGTGCGATCTGACTCGATGGTGCAAAAATGCAAACTGCCTGCCAATCAACAAAGATTGGTGCATTATATTTGCCAAAAACATGAATCGCTCTATCGCCCCAAATATGCGGCGGTGATCGCGGCGAAGGAACTAGCTACCTTTGAGCAAATCCAGAAAGCTGAAGAGGCCAGGTTGCAACTTGCTCAAACTCAGGCTGAGGTCGATCGCTTAGAACAAGAGCTTAAGCATATTTATGCTGATAAAGCCGAGCAAGATCGCCCCATTAACCAACTAGAGCAACAAATAACTAAACTTCAGCAAAAGTCTTTAGCAGAACAACAACAATTGGGACAAGAAACCTTAAACCAGCTAGAAAAGTTGCAGGCAGAGTTAGATTGGATGAAAACCAGCAAATTTTGGCGATCGCGCCAGCTATTTATGCAGATCAAGCGCAAATTCAAAACAATCTTAGGTTTTAACTCAAAAAGCTGA
- a CDS encoding sulfotransferase family protein — protein sequence MMDSSTLSNRSALSAQQSQPLTEQAELAAIAARMSPLVIVGMHRSGTSLTAALLQAIGVDVGQNLYLADGNNVKGYFEDVEFLEFQRQTLQACCDRDDPGWHDWGWTEHETLDPQKFAASIPQALELIAARQSITQFDHAIQSNNLNLELKKSASDSGERIDQNDRIAHQDHPDHLDKTNDSALTESLWGWKDPRTTLMLDFWHNLMPQARYLLVYRSPWDVADSILRLNSHIFSLHPDYALKAWHYYNRHLLDFYTRYPDKCVLVNINQTLRSPRQWLELLRSRLNVQVNPDMAIEKIKAVFDPKLFRSLDLSHPTVALISQIYPASVELFTKLDQVADIASGLDLNQLFKSDHKITSLEVNHTSDDRNQILKSALLLHLQLLQTQSTQRQTQTELTKLKQQAEIETKSPIQELVQLQELCDRQQQDLATFAQVHTDQATHIANLHHEITAMKTSKFWQLRQVWFKFKKAIGIKFD from the coding sequence ATGATGGATTCATCAACTTTATCAAATCGATCGGCTCTGTCGGCTCAACAATCGCAACCCCTAACCGAGCAAGCAGAACTAGCCGCGATCGCTGCCAGGATGTCACCCCTGGTGATTGTGGGGATGCACCGATCGGGCACTTCCCTCACTGCGGCATTGTTACAAGCGATCGGTGTGGATGTGGGGCAAAATCTTTACCTGGCCGATGGTAATAATGTGAAGGGCTATTTTGAGGATGTTGAGTTCCTTGAATTTCAACGCCAGACTTTACAGGCTTGTTGCGATCGTGATGATCCTGGCTGGCACGATTGGGGTTGGACTGAGCATGAAACCCTCGACCCACAAAAGTTTGCCGCCTCTATTCCCCAGGCACTAGAGTTAATTGCGGCAAGGCAATCGATAACGCAATTTGATCATGCAATACAGTCAAATAATTTAAATCTAGAACTTAAGAAATCTGCGTCAGATTCAGGCGAGCGCATTGATCAAAACGATCGCATCGCTCACCAAGATCACCCAGATCACCTAGATAAAACCAATGATTCTGCTTTAACCGAATCACTATGGGGTTGGAAAGATCCACGCACCACCCTGATGCTGGATTTTTGGCATAATCTAATGCCCCAGGCAAGGTATTTACTTGTATATCGATCGCCCTGGGATGTAGCCGATTCAATTTTGCGTTTGAATAGCCATATCTTTTCATTACATCCCGACTACGCCCTGAAGGCATGGCACTATTACAATCGCCACCTGCTTGATTTTTACACCAGATATCCAGATAAATGCGTGCTGGTGAATATAAATCAGACCTTACGATCGCCCCGACAATGGCTGGAGTTGCTGCGATCGCGGTTGAATGTTCAAGTTAATCCCGACATGGCGATCGAAAAGATTAAAGCTGTATTTGACCCCAAACTATTTCGGAGTCTGGATTTAAGCCATCCTACTGTAGCGCTAATTAGCCAAATTTATCCAGCCTCGGTTGAACTATTCACAAAATTAGATCAGGTGGCCGATATTGCTAGTGGTTTAGATCTAAATCAACTGTTTAAGTCGGATCACAAAATCACCTCGCTTGAGGTTAATCATACTAGTGATGATCGCAATCAAATCCTCAAATCCGCTCTGTTGCTGCATTTACAACTATTACAAACCCAATCGACCCAGCGCCAAACCCAGACAGAATTAACCAAACTGAAACAGCAGGCCGAAATAGAGACTAAATCACCAATCCAAGAATTAGTTCAATTACAGGAGCTATGCGATCGCCAACAGCAAGACCTGGCCACCTTCGCCCAGGTTCACACCGATCAAGCCACGCACATTGCTAACCTGCATCATGAAATTACGGCCATGAAAACTTCTAAATTCTGGCAGCTCCGTCAGGTCTGGTTTAAATTTAAAAAGGCGATCGGTATCAAGTTCGATTAG